From the genome of Verrucomicrobiia bacterium, one region includes:
- a CDS encoding efflux transporter outer membrane subunit — MLIVLLAGCAVGPNYHPPKIKVDSAFENGAQTNLSTNETAIAWWQGFNDPELTKLVEMARAGNHDLRIATANLREARALRNSAVFDLLPVANGNASYTDTQYSRAFVPTGGTSTSRHLELYDAGFDATWELDIFGRVRRSVEASSDEVQAAVANRRDILVSVISEVARNYFELLGAQGELITAEQNADNQRQTLKITEDTRDGGRGTQLDVDRARAQLNNTLADIPPLQAEVARATHRLSVLTGQPPTALTAELKDPRPFMEMPSLIAISNPETLLRRRADVRSAERSLAAATARIGVATADLFPRVTFNGNWSLEATKLSGLVKGGADTWSFGPSITWSALDYGHVRARMLAADARADAALAMYQRTVLTTLEETENALVNYSREQARRDFLRESEAASRSAASLARQRYENGATDFLTVLDAERVLFQAQDQLAQSNTRTATALVALYKSLGGGWEIELKPGEKVK, encoded by the coding sequence TTGTTGATTGTTTTGCTCGCGGGTTGCGCCGTCGGGCCGAATTATCATCCGCCGAAAATCAAGGTGGATTCCGCATTCGAGAACGGCGCGCAAACCAATCTTTCCACCAACGAAACTGCCATCGCCTGGTGGCAGGGCTTCAACGATCCCGAACTCACGAAACTTGTGGAAATGGCCCGCGCCGGCAACCACGACCTGCGCATCGCCACCGCGAATCTTCGCGAAGCCCGCGCGTTGCGGAACAGCGCCGTGTTTGATTTGCTGCCGGTCGCCAACGGTAATGCCAGTTATACCGACACCCAATACAGCCGCGCTTTCGTGCCGACCGGCGGCACGAGCACGTCCCGCCATCTTGAACTTTACGACGCGGGTTTCGATGCCACCTGGGAACTCGACATCTTTGGCCGCGTCCGCCGCTCGGTCGAGGCCAGCAGCGATGAAGTGCAAGCCGCCGTGGCCAATCGCCGCGATATTTTGGTCTCGGTCATCTCCGAAGTCGCGCGAAATTATTTCGAGTTGCTCGGCGCGCAAGGCGAACTCATCACCGCCGAACAAAATGCCGACAACCAGCGGCAGACTTTGAAGATCACCGAGGACACGCGCGACGGCGGCCGCGGCACGCAACTCGACGTGGACCGCGCCCGCGCCCAGTTGAACAACACCCTCGCCGACATTCCGCCGTTGCAGGCCGAAGTTGCGCGTGCCACGCACCGCCTCAGTGTTCTCACTGGGCAACCGCCAACCGCGCTCACGGCTGAACTCAAAGACCCGCGGCCTTTCATGGAAATGCCGTCGCTCATCGCCATCAGCAACCCCGAAACTCTCCTGCGCCGCCGCGCCGACGTGCGCTCTGCGGAACGCTCGCTCGCCGCCGCCACCGCCCGCATCGGGGTCGCCACCGCCGATCTTTTTCCGCGCGTGACTTTCAACGGCAACTGGTCGCTTGAAGCCACCAAGCTCAGTGGTCTCGTTAAAGGCGGGGCGGACACCTGGTCGTTCGGCCCGAGCATCACGTGGTCAGCCTTGGATTACGGCCACGTCCGCGCCCGCATGCTCGCCGCCGATGCCCGCGCCGACGCCGCGCTTGCCATGTATCAACGCACCGTATTGACGACGCTTGAAGAAACGGAAAATGCCCTTGTCAATTATTCGCGCGAACAAGCCCGCCGCGATTTTCTCCGCGAATCGGAAGCCGCCAGCCGCAGCGCTGCGTCACTCGCGCGCCAGCGTTATGAAAACGGCGCGACGGATTTCCTCACCGTCCTCGACGCCGAGCGTGTGCTTTTCCAGGCGCAGGACCAACTTGCGCAAAGCAACACCCGCACCGCCACCGCCCTCGTCGCTCTGTACAAATCTCTCGGCGGCGGCTGGGAAATCGAACTCAAACCCGGCGAGAAGGTGAAGTAG
- a CDS encoding DUF433 domain-containing protein, whose product MKLLERITVEPGKCGGQPCIRGKRMRVTDILDLLSHGASHQEVLEDYSFLEPEDILAAIAYASRLTDHVVLTSA is encoded by the coding sequence ATGAAATTATTGGAGCGGATTACAGTGGAACCCGGCAAGTGCGGCGGCCAGCCCTGCATCCGCGGCAAGAGGATGCGCGTCACCGACATTCTTGACCTGTTAAGCCACGGCGCAAGTCACCAGGAAGTCCTGGAGGATTATTCCTTTCTCGAACCGGAAGACATTTTAGCCGCCATCGCTTACGCCTCTCGCTTGACGGACCATGTCGTGCTTACGAGCGCGTGA
- the kdpC gene encoding potassium-transporting ATPase subunit KdpC, with translation MLKLILQSIRQIVVWTVAVGVVYPLFVTVVAQLAFKDQAEGSLVTRDGKVMGSALLAQQFQGTNYFWPRPSAGSYGTVPSGASNLGPTSGQLRTNVMNNIAAMQTAHNLPTNAPVPADLVFTSASGLDPHISPEAARFQIARVAAARGMKEEDVKTLVEKFVEPPQWGFLGEARVNVLMLNLALDQMKK, from the coding sequence ATGTTGAAACTTATTTTGCAATCCATCCGCCAGATTGTGGTCTGGACAGTCGCCGTCGGCGTGGTGTATCCGCTGTTCGTCACCGTCGTCGCGCAGTTGGCGTTTAAAGATCAGGCGGAAGGCAGTCTTGTCACTCGCGATGGAAAAGTGATGGGCTCGGCATTGCTCGCGCAACAATTCCAGGGGACGAATTATTTTTGGCCGCGTCCCAGCGCGGGCTCGTATGGTACGGTGCCATCGGGCGCGAGCAATCTCGGGCCGACCAGCGGGCAACTGCGCACGAACGTAATGAATAATATTGCGGCGATGCAGACGGCCCACAACTTGCCGACGAACGCGCCGGTGCCGGCGGATTTGGTGTTCACGTCCGCGAGTGGATTGGACCCGCACATCAGCCCGGAAGCGGCGCGGTTTCAGATCGCACGCGTCGCGGCGGCGCGCGGGATGAAGGAGGAAGACGTGAAAACCTTGGTCGAGAAATTTGTCGAGCCGCCGCAATGGGGTTTCCTCGGCGAGGCGCGGGTGAATGTTCTGATGCTCAACCTCGCGCTGGATCAGATGAAGAAATGA
- a CDS encoding efflux RND transporter permease subunit, translated as MKFSHFFINRPIFASVLSIAIVIVGALAIFKLPIAQFPDIVPPTVVVSTTYPGANPQVVAETVAAPIEQEVNGVENMLYMSAQCAADGSMQLTVTFKLGTDIDKAQVLVQNRVAVAEPRLPEEVRRVGVTTEKRSPDITLVVNLTSPDGRFDKLYIDNYAYLQVKDAIARLPGVGLVTVFGARDYAMRVWLDPEKIASRNLTADDVINAIREQNVQVAAGTIGQQPMGKGVAFQLAVSAQGRLANEEQFGDIVIKSGANGEITRIRDVARVELAARDYSMDSKLNGQPTSTIGIFQLPGSNSLETSDAVHALMEKLKQNFPPGLDYKIVFDTTGFTRDSIRAVFHTFMEAMILVVLVVVIFLQSWRASIIPLLAVPVSLIGTFAAMAAMGFSLNNLSLFGLVLAIGIVVDDAIVVVENVERNIALGYEPHEATRRAMDEVSGAVVAVGLVLCAVFIPTAFISGITGQFYRQFALTIAVSTLISTFNSLTLSPALCAILLKPHDAKPDWFSKFLNTTFGWFFRGFNRVFTSTTNGYGRIVGGLIRLSAVAFVVYLGLLCLTYFGFKTVPTGFIPPQDKGYVVIVTQLPDAASLERTEAVVDRLSAIARKVPGVLATIDLAGLSASSLTASPNAGTIFLILDPPDERLGKGLSSDNIVNELRKRFAGIQEGVVLVFPPPAVNGLGVVGGFKLQVEDRSGADLNALQAASYQLMGAANNDKSLAGTYTTFRASVPQLYVDINRSKAKTMGVPLSDVFDTLQVYLGSLYVNDFNLFGRTYQVTAQADSQFRREPNDILNLKTRTADGQMVPLGSLVTVKPITGPDKIVRYNMYPSAEMNGSAAPGVSSGEAVTAMERIARDNLPPGMAIEWTELTLQEILAGNTAVFVFPLCVLFVFLTLAALYESWSLPLAIILIVPMCLLCALTGVFFRGMDNNIFTQVGFVVLVGLACKNAILIVEFAKQRQDHGLSRRDAAIDASRLRLRPILMTSFAFIFGVVPLVLAKGAGSEMRQALGTAVFSGMLGVTFFGIFLTPVFYYVIRWFTDRRKSAAPAVAANPGAAPTHS; from the coding sequence ATGAAATTCTCCCACTTCTTCATCAACCGCCCGATCTTCGCGTCGGTGCTCTCCATCGCGATCGTGATCGTCGGCGCGCTGGCCATTTTCAAGCTGCCCATCGCGCAATTCCCCGACATCGTGCCGCCCACCGTGGTCGTCAGCACGACCTATCCCGGCGCGAACCCGCAGGTCGTCGCCGAGACCGTCGCCGCGCCCATCGAACAGGAAGTCAACGGCGTCGAAAACATGCTCTACATGTCCGCCCAATGCGCCGCGGACGGCAGCATGCAACTCACCGTCACCTTCAAGCTCGGCACGGACATTGACAAGGCGCAGGTGCTCGTCCAAAACCGCGTCGCCGTCGCCGAACCGCGTTTGCCCGAGGAAGTCCGCCGCGTCGGTGTGACCACGGAAAAGCGTTCGCCCGACATCACGCTCGTGGTCAATCTCACGTCGCCCGATGGCCGCTTCGACAAACTCTACATTGATAATTATGCGTACCTTCAAGTGAAGGACGCCATCGCGCGTTTGCCCGGCGTGGGTCTCGTCACGGTTTTCGGTGCGCGCGATTATGCGATGCGCGTGTGGCTCGATCCCGAAAAAATCGCCTCGCGCAACCTCACCGCTGACGACGTCATCAACGCCATTCGTGAACAAAATGTCCAGGTCGCCGCTGGCACCATCGGCCAGCAACCCATGGGCAAAGGCGTCGCATTTCAACTCGCCGTGAGCGCGCAAGGCCGCCTTGCCAATGAGGAACAATTTGGCGACATCGTCATCAAGAGCGGCGCAAATGGCGAGATCACGCGCATCCGTGACGTCGCCCGCGTGGAACTCGCCGCGCGCGATTACAGCATGGACAGCAAGCTCAACGGCCAGCCCACGTCCACCATCGGCATCTTCCAGTTGCCCGGTTCCAATTCGCTCGAAACTTCCGACGCCGTCCACGCGCTGATGGAAAAGTTGAAGCAAAATTTCCCACCCGGCCTTGATTATAAAATCGTGTTCGATACCACCGGCTTCACCCGCGATTCCATCCGCGCCGTGTTTCACACGTTCATGGAGGCGATGATTCTCGTCGTGCTCGTGGTCGTCATCTTCCTGCAAAGCTGGCGCGCCTCGATCATTCCCTTGCTCGCCGTTCCGGTTTCGTTGATCGGAACTTTCGCCGCGATGGCGGCGATGGGTTTCTCGCTCAACAATCTTTCGCTCTTCGGCCTCGTGCTCGCCATCGGCATCGTCGTGGATGACGCCATCGTCGTCGTCGAAAACGTCGAGCGTAATATTGCGCTTGGCTACGAACCGCACGAAGCCACGCGGCGCGCGATGGACGAAGTCAGCGGCGCGGTGGTCGCAGTCGGCCTCGTGCTTTGCGCGGTGTTCATTCCCACGGCGTTCATCAGCGGCATCACCGGCCAATTCTATCGCCAGTTCGCGCTGACGATTGCCGTCTCGACGCTCATCTCAACTTTCAATTCCCTCACGCTCAGTCCCGCACTGTGCGCCATCCTGCTCAAGCCGCACGATGCCAAACCTGATTGGTTCTCAAAATTCCTCAACACAACTTTCGGCTGGTTCTTCCGCGGCTTCAACCGCGTGTTCACGAGCACCACGAATGGTTATGGCCGCATCGTCGGCGGACTCATCCGCTTGAGCGCCGTCGCGTTTGTGGTTTATCTCGGTTTGCTGTGTCTCACTTATTTTGGTTTTAAGACCGTCCCGACCGGTTTCATTCCGCCGCAGGACAAGGGCTACGTCGTCATCGTCACGCAGTTGCCCGATGCCGCCTCGCTTGAACGCACGGAAGCCGTCGTGGATCGCCTCAGCGCGATTGCCCGCAAAGTTCCCGGTGTGCTGGCCACGATTGATCTCGCCGGACTTTCCGCGAGCAGCCTCACCGCCAGCCCCAACGCTGGCACGATCTTCCTCATCCTCGATCCGCCCGACGAACGTCTCGGCAAAGGTTTGTCGAGCGATAACATCGTCAATGAATTGCGCAAGCGCTTCGCGGGAATTCAGGAAGGCGTCGTGCTCGTGTTCCCGCCGCCAGCCGTCAATGGCCTCGGCGTCGTCGGTGGATTTAAATTGCAGGTCGAAGACCGCTCCGGCGCGGACCTGAACGCGCTGCAAGCCGCTTCTTATCAACTCATGGGCGCGGCGAATAACGACAAATCGCTTGCTGGAACTTACACCACCTTCCGCGCCAGCGTGCCGCAACTTTACGTGGACATCAATCGTTCCAAAGCCAAGACGATGGGCGTCCCGCTCAGCGATGTTTTCGATACGTTGCAGGTTTATCTCGGCTCGCTTTACGTGAACGATTTCAATTTGTTCGGCCGCACCTATCAGGTCACCGCGCAGGCCGATTCGCAATTCCGCCGCGAACCCAATGACATTCTCAATCTCAAGACCCGCACCGCCGATGGCCAGATGGTTCCGCTCGGCTCCTTGGTCACGGTCAAGCCAATCACCGGCCCCGACAAAATTGTCCGTTATAATATGTATCCCTCCGCCGAGATGAACGGCAGCGCTGCGCCGGGCGTGAGTTCCGGCGAAGCTGTGACCGCGATGGAACGCATCGCGCGCGACAACCTGCCGCCGGGCATGGCCATCGAGTGGACCGAACTGACGCTCCAGGAAATTCTCGCGGGCAACACCGCCGTGTTCGTCTTTCCGCTGTGCGTGTTGTTCGTGTTCCTCACGCTCGCGGCGCTTTATGAAAGCTGGTCGCTGCCGCTCGCCATCATCTTGATCGTGCCGATGTGTTTGTTGTGCGCGCTCACTGGCGTTTTCTTCCGCGGCATGGATAATAATATTTTCACCCAGGTCGGGTTCGTCGTGCTGGTCGGCCTCGCGTGCAAAAACGCGATTCTCATCGTCGAATTCGCCAAGCAGCGGCAAGACCACGGACTGTCGCGACGCGATGCCGCGATTGACGCCAGCCGTCTGCGTTTGCGTCCGATCTTGATGACGTCGTTCGCGTTCATCTTCGGCGTCGTGCCGCTCGTGCTCGCGAAAGGCGCCGGTTCGGAAATGCGCCAGGCACTCGGCACCGCCGTGTTCAGCGGCATGTTGGGCGTGACGTTCTTCGGCATCTTCCTCACGCCGGTATTTTATTATGTCATCCGCTGGTTCACCGACCGGAGAAAATCCGCCGCTCCCGCCGTCGCCGCCAATCCCGGCGCTGCGCCCACCCACTCGTAA